The following are encoded together in the Cicer arietinum cultivar CDC Frontier isolate Library 1 chromosome 2, Cicar.CDCFrontier_v2.0, whole genome shotgun sequence genome:
- the LOC101498337 gene encoding uncharacterized protein, translated as MYVTRPLSLLKKSSEALSLPPPEGPNSGILVIQDDDLEPTSCFGLGKYHEVKELPFPQNMNLELFYRSGVSLNRATRYHHVAFIPVVNQPLSSNKYYVIHLQGKKRGEAYINSKEEDVDTFCFYNSVSDVPLHPIDINDTNHEFEMYPRRSKVSLRSGFSAKSVSPEGYPPRFLSRRWKLSASTSSTDSSLGEASGIDESLRVIKPEFEFSISNRFSKSVVVGKWYCPFMFIKEGTHRTLKEEMRKSMFYEMTLEQKWEQVFSCENDDDRRGKNTVNVDAVVQKEVVVVSGWEAIMDVVAEDFLWFNSFNNVGEKNSVGLSMAIVERMKWEQERVGWIGGKEKEIRIKKVEEFEGSNNGWKKFGCYVLVETFVLKRLDGSVVLTYAFKHSHQLRSKWE; from the exons ATGTATGTGACTAGGCCTCTTTCGTTGTTAAAAAAGTCTTCAGAGGCTCTCTCATTACCTCCACCTGAAGGACCAAATTCTGGTATTCTTGTAATTCAAGATGATGATTTGGAACCAACCTCTTGTTTTGGGTTGGGAAAGTATCATGAAGTTAAGGAGTTACCTTTTCCACAAAACATGAACCTTGAGTTGTTCTATAGATCAGGCGTTTCACTCAACCGAGCTACTCGTTATCATCATGTTGCCTTCATTCCAGTTGTTAATCAGCCATTGTCTTCCAATAAATACTATGTTATTCATCTTCAAGGGAAGAAAAGAGG GGAAGCATACATTAATTCAAAGGAGGAAGATGTGGACACATTCTGTTTCTACAATTCTGTCTCTGATGTGCCACTACATCCAATAGatatcaatgacacaaatcatgAGTTTGAGATGTATCCTCGTAGAAGCAAAGTTAGTTTAAGGAGTGGTTTCTCGGCTAAATCAGTTTCTCCAGAAGGATATCCTCCAAGGTTTTTAAGTAGAAGGTGGAAATTGAGTGCTTCAACATCATCAACTGATTCAAGTCTTGGAGAAGCATCAGGTATAGATGAATCCCTCCGTGTGATTAAACCAGAATTTGAATTCTCCATATCAAACAGATTTTCAAAAAGTGTTGTTGTTGGAAAATGGTATTGTCCCTTTATGTTTATCAAGGAAGGAACTCACAGAACATTGAAAGAAGAAATGAGAAAATCAATGTTTTATGAGATGACACTAGAGCAGAAATGGGAACAAGTGTTTTCATGTGAGAATGATGATGATAGGAGGGGAAAAAACACTGTGAATGTTGATGCTGTTGTTCAAAAGGAAGTTGTTGTGGTTTCTGGATGGGAAGCTATAATGGATGTAGTAGCTGAAGATTTTTTATGGTTTAATAGTTTCAACAATGTTGGAGAAAAGAATAGTGTTGGATTGAGTATGGCAATAGTTGAGAGAATGAAGTGGGAGCAAGAAAGGGTTGGATGGATtggaggaaaagaaaaggaaattagAATTAAGAAAGTGGAAGAATTTGAAGGGAGTAATAATGGATGGAAGAAATTTGGATGTTATGTGTTGGTTGAGACTTTTGTATTGAAGAGATTGGATGGAAGTGTTGTATTGACTTATGCTTTCAAACACAGTCATCAATTAAGAAGCAAATGGGAATGA
- the LOC101498006 gene encoding uncharacterized protein: MKEKNKGVVEAFNSNEMDCYYSTSELVQCKKHPSSSYSSSSFGGGGICAYCLKERLVKLVCSDCGEQRLSSCSCSDEITSNRNSCSVEVGSVGRVSFLIENEKNETTPIHHLISKAKDKEEEVVVLRRSRSNCVDIKRNGTFWRIGKLFRKKKKKDFSGRSVGGFDEKSSEMMMWNVDNHQRGVSRSRSLCSFRGGGGGGGLFGSEDGGDSVLSGARSSISAARSSGVNGGLILESGRRSGYSEAEPRRSDFVFECENGRKSEVDYGSYNVVNRRVFSLRESDFKGMDESSFIDLKLDYSSESKQHDLFNAKMGENTLSAFGSIRGAGNFMPHDAEGVLTSGGSCRITVNDRGVKTGRKNMKGWRWIFRYHSNWGGSSRKRDQDLMFKT, from the coding sequence atgaaggagaaaaacaAAGGTGTTGTTGAAGCTTTTAATAGCAATGAAATGGATTGTTACTATTCTACCTCTGAACTTGTTCAATGTAAGAaacatccttcttcttcttattcttcttcttcttttggtggtggtggtatttGTGCTTATTGTCTTAAGGAACGTTTAGTGAAACTTGTTTGTTCTGATTGTGGTGAACAAAGGCTTTCTTCTTGTTCTTGCTCTGATGAGATAACTTCGAATCGAAATTCATGTAGTGTTGAGGTAGGAAGTGTTGGAAGAGTTTCATTTCTTATTGAGAATGAAAAGAATGAGACAACTCCAATACATCATTTGATTTCTAAGGCTAaagataaagaagaagaagttgTTGTGCTGAGGAGAAGTAGAAGCAATTGTGTGGATATAAAAAGGAATGGTACTTTTTGGAGAATTGGGAAACTATTtaggaagaagaaaaagaaagattttAGTGGAAGAAGTGTTGGTGGGTTTGATGAGAAGAGTAGTGAGATGATGATGTGGAATGTTGATAATCATCAAAGGGGTGTATCAAGGTCAAGATCTTTATGCAGTTTtagaggtggtggtggtggtggtggtttaTTTGGATCTGAAGATGGTGGTGATTCAGTTTTATCAGGTGCTAGAAGTTCTATTTCTGCAGCTAGAAGTTCAGGTGTGAATGGTGGTTTGATTTTAGAATCTGGAAGAAGAAGTGGTTACAGTGAAGCAGAGCCAAGGAGGAGTGATTTTGTATTTGAGTGTGAAAATGGTAGAAAGAGTGAAGTTGATTATGGAAGCTACAATGTTGTAAACAGGCGTGTGTTTTCATTAAGAGAGAGTGATTTCAAAGGTATGGATGAGTCTAGTTTTATTGATTTGAAGCTTGATTATTCATCTGAATCAAAACAGCATGATTTGTTCAATGCTAAGATGGGTGAAAATACACTATCTGCTTTTGGAAGCATAAGAGGTGCTGGAAATTTCATGCCACATGATGCTGAAGGAGTTTTGACTAGTGGAGGTTCATGTAGGATTACTGTCAATGACAGAGGAGTTAAAACTGGAAGAAAAAACATGAAAGGTTGGAGATGGATTTTCAGATATCATTCAAATTGGGGAGGAAGCTCAAGGAAAAGAGACCAAGATCTTATGTTCAAAACCTGA